The genomic DNA GCATCAAGGGCACTTGTCGCTTCATCTAAGATCAAAAAAGTAGGATCTGTGATTAATGCGCGGGCAATTTCTAACCGTTGCCGCTGTCCTCCACTGAGGTTTGCGCCTGCTTCTAGCACTTGCGCTGAAAATCCGCTTGGTAAGGACTGGATTGTGTCATACACCTCTGCATCCTGGCAGGCTTTTACAAGTTGTGCTTCAGAAATCGTGGTATCCCAAAGCGTGAGATTGTCTCGCACACTGCCGCCAAACAAAAAGATATCTTGCTCAATCATCGATACAGATTGAATGAATGTTGAGGGATTAATTGCGCCTTCAGGCATCCCATCGAATAGAATCTCACCCGACCAAGGTTGATACAAGCCAGCGACCAGCCGCGCGATCGTAGATTTAGATTAGAACGTTGTGCAGCGCTTGGTGTAGCAGATGTACGGTTTGCCACCACTCACGCCTAGTAGCTCTTCTTCGCTCAGTTCGTTCGAGCCAGCCTTGAGTTCATTGAGCAATTGGCTCACGCTGTCTACTGTGAGAGAGTAGCCTTTTTCTGCACCAGCAATTACCAGCAGTTTGACCACTTCGGCTTGGTTAGCTGCGGCTTTGATTTGAGCTTGCAGTTAAGCGTTTTGCAGCAGTTCTTTAAGGTTGTTAAGCATTTGATTTCTCCAAATTGGTGGATGGTTTCGTGTTCAGCGCCCGTTGTTTGGTTGGTGTCGCTTGAACTGATTAGAAGTAAAGTAATCAATCGAGGAGAACTAGGGGAGAAAATCCGGGCGAAAGTTGAACATGTTTTCGGCGATTGGATCATGACGATGGTCGGCAAACTCGTGCGCTCGATTGGGCTTGACGCAGTGAGCGCGATGCTCGGACTCAAGCACTTAACTTACAATGTCAAGCGATTCGTGTATCATCAAGCTCAAATTACAGCTTAATCAGGGCAAGCGAACCGGGCTTCTCGCTCACCGAGCAATGAAAGTTGCTCCTTTCCCGCTTCAATTTGAATGTGGGTT from Cyanobacteria bacterium FACHB-DQ100 includes the following:
- a CDS encoding ATP-binding cassette domain-containing protein, translated to MARLVAGLYQPWSGEILFDGMPEGAINPSTFIQSVSMIEQDIFLFGGSVRDNLTLWDTTISEAQLVKACQDAEVYDTIQSLPSGFSAQVLEAGANLSGGQRQRLEIARALITDPTFLILDEATSALDADTELRVVKNLQQRGCTCLIVAHRLSTIRDCDEILVLGTNQVVERGTHESLWAAQGSYADLIRLAGAD